From one Colletotrichum destructivum chromosome 3, complete sequence genomic stretch:
- a CDS encoding Putative helicase, Zinc finger, RING-type, Zinc finger, RING/FYVE/PHD-type yields MASPNGSNGRTNYAINPQSQSWNPQALLNPRAYASTPSSKQNSPKPQALATRSAPGNQSNNSNASFIFQFASPNDTPNESLTPSMASGASTPGRDGGVSPYGMGNMIERMNDVQDRASAPQPKRRKYDTPESDADNKKAMGPGGSGMLGAYVKEKQDAGQKEKLKVSTQTVDLTEGDDDVVMVVEDPATEEVCYGMLTAKLDCHKVPSPKPGTQSIFGADFMPPVKVVLKRIIGDSSKKISAYDFTRDIIGNVDAHTAGALVPLLDSNVRLRTDCKIPARRKQADEEPGNAISRSYPLEMTLYGQYRFVKAVGKHFERAKIVLRHPNRVDKGIRYENVHVDSKPVPAPGARNLAGALAQYNSHSSSTYYTNPTTRTVEEIRSDVMGVFDSMGKTDELPEMDPSPIITTELLKHQKQGLFFMTAKEKTSTAEERTKGSMWQLKIGPAGQKSYYNVITGQTERQLPAETHGGLLADMMGLGKTLSVLSLLASTLDDAKEWSSRTPVQPEVPPQKIGGKTTASSSLPLTGIAKNTKTTLLVCPLSTVTNWEEQIKQHIAPGQLSYYIYHGSNRIKDVEKLAEFDLVITTYGSVSSELGARSKRKSGKFPLEEIGWFRIVLDEAHMIREVATLQFKAIVRLQAARRWAVTGTPVQNRLEDLAALLQFIRLKPFDDRNKFNRFIVDPFKACDTEIVPKLRVLVDSVTLRRLKDKINLPPRSDHLIKLDFTAEEREVYELFEKNAQDRVKVLAGNGVQRALGGHTYIHILRSILRLRLLCAHGKDLLNEEDLEALQGMTADMAIDLDSDDEDKKPGLSARKAYEMFELMRETNTDTCSACSKKLGSNDDANIESEGQEDILGYMTPCFHIVCGSCIKGFKEQTRQLLAPGVAEGPCPICSTVIRPAYVDIRRSRVKVEHEGPAKDKTFTNGRKSFGKYSGPHTKTRALVEDLLKSKGDSDASPHEAPHKSVVFSTWTSHLDLIQMALDNVGLKYVRLDGSMTRIARTQAMDSFREDDSVHVILVSITAGGLGLNLTAGSNVYVMEPQYNPAAEAQAIDRVHRLGQKRPVRTVRYIMRNSFEEKMLELQEKKNKLASLSMDRKDKVFDKSEAARQRLQDLRSLFK; encoded by the exons ATGGCGTCGCCCAACGGGTCAAATG GTCGAACAAATTACGCGATCAACCCTCAGTCGCAGTCGTGGAACCCCCAAGCGTTGCTCAACCCCCGAGCATACGCATCTACGCCTAGTTCGAAGCAGAATTCCCCCAAGCCCCAGGCTTTAGCGACTCGATCCGCGCCAGGAAATCaaagcaacaacagcaacgcTTCCTTTATCTTCCAATTCGCGAGCCCGAATGACACCCCGAACGAGTCGTTAACACCTAGCATGGCTTCAGGCGCTTCGACTCCTGGCCGCGACGGCGGAGTTTCGCCCTATGGAATGGGCAACATGATTGAGCGAATGAACGACGTTCAGGACCGCGCCTCTGCGCCTCAGCCTAAGCGGAGAAAGTATGACACACCCGAGTCTGATGCCGACAACAAGAAGGCGATGGGACCTGGCGGCAGTGGCATGCTGGGCGCGTACGTAAAAGAGAAGCAGGATGCAGGCCAGAAGGAGAAATTAAAAGTATCCACGCAAACTGTAGATCtcaccgagggcgacgatgatgtggtcaTGGTTGTTGAAGACCCCGCAACTGAGGAGGTCTGTTACGGCATGCTTACGGCCAAACTCGACTGTCACAAGGTGCCCTCTCCGAAGCCAGGAACACAAAGCATTTTTGGAGCGGACTTCATGCCCCCCGTCAAGGTTGTTCTGAAAAGAATTATCGGAGATTCGAGCAAGAAGATCTCGGCCTACGATTTCACTCGCGACATCATTGGAAATGTGGACGCACACACCGCGGGAGCTCTTGTCCCCCTGCTGGACTCTAATGTGCGGCTTAGAACCGACTGCAAGATCCCTGCGCGTAGAAAGCAGGCGGACGAAGAGCCGGGTAATGCCATCTCGAGGTCATACCCCCTGGAGATGACTCTGTACGGCCAATATCGATTTGTGAAGGCGGTTGGCAAGCATTTTGAGCGAGCAAAAATTGTTCTGCGCCACCCTAACAGAGTCGACAAGGGCATCCGCTACGAAAACGTCCATGTTGATTCGAAGCCCGTTCCGGCTCCCGGTGCTAGAAATCTCGCTGGAGCTCTTGCTCAGTACAACAGTCACTCATCGTCGACTTATTACACCAACCCGACTACACGCACAGTCGAGGAGATTCGGTCAGACGTCATGGGTGTCTTCGACTCCATGGGAAAGACGGACGAGCTCCCTGAGATGGACCCATCgcccatcatcaccaccgaACTACTCAAGCACCAGAAGCAGGGTCTTTTCTTCATGACAGCCAAAGAGAAGACGTCTACCGCCGAGGAGAGAACCAAGGGTTCAATGTGGCAGCTCAAGATCGGCCCCGCCGGCCAGAAGTCTTATTACAACGTCATCACGGGCCAGACAGAGCGACAGCTTCCCGCGGAAACTCACGGTGGCTTGCTTGCTGATATGATGGGCCTGGGAAAGACCCTCAGCGTGCTCTCGCTTCTGGCCAGTAccctggacgacgccaaggaatGGTCAAGCCGTACGCCTGTCCAGCCCGAAGTGCCACCCCAGAAGATTGGAGGCAAAACGACAGCCTCGAGCTCCCTGCCGCTGACAGGCATCGCCAAGAATACCAAGACAACGCTTCTCGTCTGTCCCCTGAGTACTGTCACGAACTGGGAGGAACAGATTAAGCAGCATATCGCGCCAGGGCAGCTGAGCTACTACATTTACCATGGTTCGAATAGAATCAAGgatgtcgagaagctggctgAGTTCGACTTGGTCATCACCACTTACGGCTCTGTCTCAAGCGAGCTGGGCGCTCGCAGCAAGCGAAAGTCGGGCAAATTCCCCTTGGAGGAGATTGGATGGTTCCGCATCGTTCTAGACGAGGCGCATATGATCCGCGAGGTTGCAACTCTACAGTTCAAGGCGATTGTTCGGCTTCAGGCCGCTCGCCGCTGGGCTGTTACCGGAACCCCCGTACAAAATCGCCTCGAGGACTTGGCTGCCCTTCTTCAGTTTATCCGCCTGAAACCCTTCGATGATCGAAACAAGTTCAATCGATTCATCGTGGATCCGTTTAAAGCCTGCGACACAGAAATCGTCCCCAAGCTTCGCGTTCTCGTGGACAGTGTTACTCTCCGACGTTTGAAGGACAAGATCAATCTTCCCCCGCGCAGCGATCACCTTATCAAGCTTGACTTCACTGCCGAGGAGCGTGAAGTTTACGAACTATTTGAGAAGAATGCCCAAGATCGCGTCAAAGTCCTCGCCGGAAACGGTGTGCAGCGGGCGTTGGGAGGCCACACGTACATCCACATTCTCCGATCCATCTTGCGGCTTCGCCTTCTCTGTGCCCATGGCAAGGACCTCTTGAACGAAGAAGACCTAGAGGCCTTGCAAGGCATGACAGCTGACATGGCTATTGATCTTGacagcgacgatgaggacaAGAAACCCGGTTTATCGGCCCGAAAGGCGTATGAAATGTTTGAGCTTATGCGAGAGACGAACACCGATACCTGCAGCGCCTGCTCCAAAAAGCTGGGAtccaacgacgacgccaacatCGAGTCGGAGGGACAGGAAGATATCCTCGGTTACATGACGCCCTGCTTCCATATCGTTTGCGGTTCTTGTATCAAGGGTTTCAAAGAACAAACCAGACAGCTTCTCGCTCCAGGCGTGGCCGAAGGACCCTGCCCGATCTGTTCCACCGTCATCAGGCCCGCTTACGTTGACATTCGTCGATCAcgcgtcaaggtcgagcaCGAGGGCCCTGCTAAGGACAAGACCTTCACCAACGGCCGCAAGAGTTTCGGAAAGTACTCGGGTCCTCACACCAAGACGAGGGCGTTGGTTGAGGATCTTCTTAAGTCGAAAGGTGACAGCGATGCGAGTCCCCACGAGGCGCCGCACAAGTCCGTCGTGTTCTCAACATGGACCTCGCATCTTGACTTGATTCAGATGGCTCTCGACAACGTTGGCCTCAAGTACGTCAGGCTTGATGGCAGCATGACGCGTATCGCCCGAACTCAGGCGATGGACAGTTTTCGTGAGGATGATTCGGTTCATGTCATCTTGGTGTCGATTACAGCTGGTGGTCTCGGCCTCAACTTGACTGCGGGCAGCAATGTTTACGTCATGGAGCCCCAATACAACCCCGCAGCTGAGGCTCAAGCCATTGACCGAGTTCACCGTCTGGGCCAGAAGCGTCCGGTGCGCACAGTCCGCTACATCATGCGAAACAGcttcgaggagaagatgcTAGAGctgcaggagaagaagaacaaacTGGCGAGTCTCAGCATGGATAGAAAGGATAAGGTCTTCGATAAGAGCGAGGCGGCTAGACAGAGACTTCAGGACCTCCGAAGCCTGTTCAAATGA
- a CDS encoding Putative cytochrome b5-like heme/steroid binding domain, fatty acid desaturase type 1 yields the protein MSATTSSSAATAKQADNFPDGTSDYVPVRAAKPLDPKKPHISTQPVTLANWHKHVNWLNTTFILIVPLVGFICSYWIPLTWKTAVFAVVYYFNTGLGITAGYHRLWAHRSYKASLPLRIYLAAVGAGAVEGSIRWWSHGHRAHHRYTDTDKDPYSVRKGLLYSHIGWMVLKQDPKRMGRTDISDLNEDPVVMWQHVHFIKCVIAMGVIFPTLVCGLGWGDWLGGYVYGGILRIFVVQQATFCVNSLAHWLGDQPFDDRNSPRDHVITALVTLGEGYHNFHHEFPSDYRNAIQWWQYDPTKWCIWTWKQLGLATDLKQFRQNEIEKGRVQQLQKKLDQKRARLDWGVPLEQLPVIDWDDFVSQAKDGRGLVAIAGVIHDVTDFIKEHPGGKALISSAIGKDATAIFNGGVYLHSNAAHNLLSTMRVGVLRGGCEVEIWKRAQYENKDMTYVTDSSGQRIVRAGDQLTRVSMPAASADAA from the exons atgtcggcgacgacttcGTCCTCCGCCGCGACGGCTAAGCAGGCCGACAACTTTCCCGATGGCACATCTGACTACGTCCCCGTTCGTGCCGCCAAACCCTTGGACCCCAAGAAGCCTCACAT TTCGACGCAGCCTGTCACTTTGGCCAACTGGCACAAGCACGTTAACTGGCTGAACACCACATTCATTCTGATTGTCCCCCTTGTTGGGTTCATCTGCTCCTATTGGATTCCCCTCACGTGGAAGACGGCTGTCTTCGCTGTTGTCTACTACTTCAACACTGGTCTCGGTATCACTGCCG GCTACCATCGTCTTTGGGCTCACCGTAGCTACAAGGCCAGTCTTCCTCTGAGAATCTATCTTGCCGCtgttggcgccggcgccgtggaGGGCTCGATCCGATGGTGGTCCCACGGCCACCGCGCTCACCATCGATACACCGATACCGATAAGGATCCCTACTCCGTTCGCAAAGGCCTTCTCTACAGTCACATTGGCTGGATGGTCTTGAAGCAGGACCCCAAGCGTATGGGCCGAACCGACATCTCCGATCTCAACGAGGATCCCGTCGTCATGTGGCAACACGTCCACTTCATCAAGTGTGTTATCGCCATGGGTGTCATCTTCCCCACTCTTGTCTGCGGTCTTGGATGGGGTGACTGGCTCGGCGGCTATGTCTACGGTGGCATCCTCCGCATCTTCGTCGTTCAGCAGGCCACCTTCTGCGTCAATTCCTTGGCCCACTGGCTCGGCGACCAGCCCTTCGATGACCGTAACTCACCCCGTGACCACGTCATCACTGCCCTCGTCACGCTCGGTGAGGGATACCACAACTTCCACCACGAGTTCCCCTCCGACTACCGCAACGCTATTCAGTGGTGGCAGTACGACCCTACCAAGTGGTGCATTTGGACCTGGAAGCAGCTTGGCCTCGCCACGGACCTCAAGCAGTTCCGTCAGAATGAAATCGAGAAGGGTCGTGTTCAACAGCTtcagaagaagctcgaccaGAAGCGTGCAAGACTTGACTGGGGCGTTCCCCTTGAGCAGCTTCCCGTCATTGACTGGGATGACTTTGTTTCTCAGGCTAAGGATGGCAGGGGCCTTGTTGCCATCGCCGGTGTTATCCATGACGTGACCGACTTCATCAAGGAGCATCCTGGTGGCAAGGCTCTCATCTCATCCGCTATCGGCAAGGACGCCACTGCCATATTCAACGGTGGTGTTTACCTACACTCCAACGCCGCCCACAACCTTCTTTCTACCATGCGCGTTGGTGTCCTCCGAGGTGGTTGCGAGGTTGAGATTTGGAAGCGTGCCCAGTACGAGAACAAGGACATGACATATGTCACCGATTCAAGTGGCCAGCGTATTGTCCGTGCTGGTGATCAGCTTACCCGCGTGTCGATGCCtgccgccagcgccgacgccgcaTGA